In Oryza sativa Japonica Group chromosome 3, ASM3414082v1, one DNA window encodes the following:
- the LOC4331993 gene encoding BTB/POZ domain-containing protein NPY4, giving the protein MKFMKLGSNPDTFQDDGNEVSIVATELVSDVTVRIGTTKFYLHKFPLLSKCARFQKMIPTTGDENIEIHIHDIPGGAKAFEICAKFCYGMIVTLNAYNVIAARCAAEYLEMHETVDKGNLIYKIEVFLSSSIFRSWKDSIIVLGTTKAHLPWSEDLKLVSHCIDSIASKASTDTSKVEWSYSYNRKKLPTENGLDLEWNGVKKQQFVPHDWWVEDLADLDIDSYKQVITAIKTKGMVPKDVIGEAIKAYTYKKLPSLSKVSMVHGDAKVRAMLVTITCLLPSEKGSVSCSFLLKLLKATNLLKCGELCRKELMKRIGRQLDEASVSDLLIPTVDGETTVYDIDMILSIVEEFVRQDSKNAQKHNGGEVDSHVQAPSASMIKVAKVVDGYLAEVAKDPNTPILKFIHLAETMSINSRPVHDGLYRAIDMYLKEHPSLGKNEKKKLCSLMDCKKLSPDACAHAVQNERLPLRTVVQVLYHEQTRASAAVTIRADSICVGSYESSRSGATTNTEDEWDGVMVVEDLSLSTKTTTKLDGAANSHCSNGKAKKGGASTPKKAAHRRTTTVPTGKGQSGERSSSDSSDSAILQKLELPKRTPSRSTKPAAV; this is encoded by the exons ATGAAATTCATGAAGCTTGGATCGAACCCGGATACTTTTCAGGATGATGGCAATGAAGTCAG CATTGTGGCAACTGAATTAGTGAGCGATGTCACTGTTCGCATAGGGACTACAAAGTTTTACCTTCACAAG TTCCCACTTCTGTCCAAGTGCGCTCGCTTTCAGAAGATGATCCCAACTACTGGTGATGAAAACATTGAGATTCACATCCATGATATTCCTGGTGGCGCCAAGGCTTTTGAGATCTGTGCCAAGTTTTGTTATGGTATGATTGTCACGCTCAATGCCTACAATGTCATTGCAGCCCGCTGCGCCGCAGAGTACTTGGAGATGCATGAAACTGTCGACAAGGGTAATCTCATCTACAAGATTGAGGTCTTCCTCAGCTCAAGCATTTTCCGGAGTTGGAAGGACTCTATCATTGTTCTTGGTACTACAAAGGCTCACTTGCCTTGGTCAGAGGATCTTAAGCTGGTTAGCCACTGCATCGACTCCATTGCTTCGAAAGCCTCCACTGACACCTCCAAGGTTGAGTGGTCATATTCATACAATCGCAAGAAGCTCCCAACTGAGAATGGCCTTGATTTGGAATGGAATGGAGTCAAGAAGCAGCAGTTTGTGCCGCATGATTGGTGGGTCGAGGATCTCGCAGATCTCGACATTGATTCATACAAGCAAGTCATAACAGCAATCAAGACCAAGGGTATGGTGCCCAAGGATGTGATTGGGGAGGCAATCAAGGCTTACACATACAAGAAGCTCCCTTCCTTAAGTAAGGTTTCAATGGTCCATGGCGACGCAAAAGTTCGGGCCATGCTAGTTACCATCACATGCTTGTTGCCATCAGAGAAAGGATCAGTTTCATGCAGCTTCCTCTTAAAGCTACTGAAAGCAACAAATTTGCTAAAATGTGGAGAGCTCTGCAGGAAAGAGCTTATGAAGCGTATTGGACGGCAACTAGATGAAGCGTCCGTGTCGGATCTTCTGATTCCTACAGTGGATGGGGAGACCACAGTTTATGACATTGACATGATACTCAGTATAGTGGAAGAATTTGTCAGGCAAGACAGTAAGAATGCTCAGAAACATAATGGTGGTGAAGTGGACAGTCATGTCCAAGCACCTAGTGCATCCATGATCAAAGTGGCTAAAGTGGTTGATGGGTATCTTGCTGAGGTTGCAAAAGATCCAAATACACCCATTTTGAAGTTCATTCATCTAGCCGAGACAATGTCGATAAATTCAAGGCCAGTTCATGATGGGCTATACCGCGCCATCGACATGTATCTGAAG GAGCACCCAAGCTTGGGAAAGAATGAGAAGAAGAAGCTGTGCAGCCTCATGGACTGCAAGAAACTCTCACCGGACGCGTGTGCTCACGCGGTGCAGAACGAGCGGCTGCCACTGAGGACCGTGGTGCAGGTGCTGTACCACGAGCAGACGAGGGCTTCTGCGGCGGTCACCATCCGAGCCGACAGCATCTGCGTCGGCTCGTACGAGAGCTCGAGGTCAGGCGCCACCACCAACACGGAGGACGAGTGGGACGGCGTCATGGTCGTGGAAGACCTCAGCCTGTCCACCAAGACCACCACCAAGCTAGACGGCGCAGCCAATAGCCATTGCAGCAACGGCAAGGCGAAGAAAGGCGGCGCGTCGACGCCGAAGAAGGCGGCTCaccggaggacgacgacggtgcCAACCGGCAAAGGGCAGTCCGGTGAGCGCAGCAGCTCGGACTCGTCGGACAGTGCGATCTTGCAGAAGCTGGAGCTTCCCAAGAGGACCCCCTCCAGGAGCACGAAGCCGGCTGCTGTGTAG
- the LOC4331994 gene encoding probable N-acetyltransferase HLS1, whose protein sequence is MQSSRVEREREREREIDTVARLIDRSIDRIYAMMRDEEEEEGVVIIIREYDPSRDRAGTEAVDRECDVGPTGGMSLHADLLGDPVARIRHSPDYLMLVAETTSGATGGRIIVGIIRGTVKSVATGKSCPGAPAVASVGYILGLRVAPSHRRMGLALRMVRRMEAWFERMGAEYAYMATDKSNEASLRLFTVRCGYSKFRTPSLLVHPVHAHRRRVPRRAAVFRLGARDAERLYDGRFAHVEFFPADIGAVLGNQLSIGTFLAVIDDDGRWRHGEWRGAERFLASPPASWALASLWDCGGVFRLELRGASRLRRAAAAATRALDRAARWMRVPSVPDFFRPFSGWFVYGLGGDGPDAAVAAEALFATFVNMARGRAAAVAVEVAACDPLRRRIPHWRRLSCTEDLWCMKRLGRVGESDGWDWARSPPGLSIFVDPREV, encoded by the exons ATGCAGAGCAGCAgagtcgagagagagagagagagagagagagagatcgatacGGTTGCgagattgatcgatcgatcgatcgatcggataTATGCCATGATGAGagatgaagaggaggaggaaggggtggTGATCATCATCCGGGAGTACGACCCATCGAGAGACCGCGCCGGCACGGAGGCCGTCGACCGGGAGTGCGACGTCGGCCCGACCGGCGGCATGTCGCTCCACGCCGACCTGCTCGGCGACCCCGTCGCCCGCATTCGCCACTCCCCTGACTACCTCATGTTG GTAGCTGAGACGACGTCGGGCGCCACCGGCGGACGGATCATCGTCGGCATCATCAGAGGCACCGTGAAGTCGGTCGCCACCGGCAAGAGCTGCCCGGGCGCCCCCGCCGTCGCCAGCGTCGGCTACATTCTCGGACTCCGCGTCGCGCCGAGCCACAG GAGGATGGGGTTGGCGCTGCGGATGGTGCGGCGGATGGAAGCGTGGTTCGAGCGGATGGGAGCCGAGTACGCGTACATGGCCACCGACAAGTCCAACGAGGCGTCGCTGCGGCTGTTCACGGTGCGGTGCGGCTACTCCAAGTTCCGGACGCCGTCGCTGCTGGTGCACCCCGTGcacgcgcaccgccgccgcgtcccgcGCCGCGCGGCCGTGTTCCGCCTCGGCGCCCGCGACGCCGAGCGGCTGTACGACGGCAGGTTCGCGCACGTCGAGTTCTTCCCCGCCGACATCGGCGCCGTGCTGGGGAACCAGCTCTCCATCGGCACGTTCCTCGCCGTcatcgacgacgacgggagGTGGCGCCACGGCGAGTGGCGCGGGGCCGAGCGCTTCCTGGCGTCCCCGCCGGCGTCGTGGGCGCTGGCGAGCCTCTGGGACTGCGGGGGCGTGTTCCGCCTCGAGCTGCGCGGCGCGTCGCGCCttcgccgcgccgcggcggccgcgacgcGCGCGCTGGACCGCGCGGCGAGGTGGATGCGCGTCCCGTCCGTGCCGGACTTCTTCCGCCCGTTCTCCGGGTGGTTCGTGTacggcctcggcggcgacggccccgacgccgcggtggccgccgaGGCGCTGTTCGCGACGTTCGTCAACATGGCGCGCGGCAGGGCGGCCGCCGTGGCCGTCGAGGTGGCGGCCTGCgacccgctccgccgccgcatcccgcaCTGGCGCCGCCTCTCGTGCACCGAGGACCTGTGGTGCATGAAGCGGCTGGGCCGCGTCGGAGAATCGGACGGCTGGGATTGGGCCAGGTCACCTCCTGGCCTCTCCATCTTCGTTGACCCCAGAGAAGTGTAA